The Candidatus Nanosynbacter featherlites region ACGTGCGCCCAGATGTTGCCATCATCGAGCCGTCGCCAGCTTGGTATGGTCAACTTCTCGACTGTATTATTATGAGTGAACTCCACGATAGCGTCTGGTTTCCAGACTGAGGTTGCTGCTAATTGATTAACTTCTTGACTCTGTTGACTGGCCTGTAAGCCACCCCATATCAGCAGTCCGCTAAACGTTACCCATGCGGATAATACGAATGCCAGCCCTGCCCGCCCAGCTGATAATTTCATGACGATGTCTCCTTTTGCTTCAGTTCATTTTGTGCTTTTTCTAGGTATGGTAATGCTTCTTCTAGGGTTAAGCCGGACTGGTGCAGCGCGCCGGCGAGCTCACGGCCGACGTAACGGAAGTGCCAGGCTTCATACTGATAGCCAACGATTGACTGTTTGCCTTCTGGATAGCGCAAGACAAAGCCGTATTCGTGAGCATGGGCTGCCAGCCATTTCCCTGCTTTGGTGTTTTTGAAACAATCATCTACCCAGCATCTGCCATCTGGCGAGCCAAAGTCTAGGGCGAGGCCGGATTGGTGCTCGCTATAGCCAGGTCGGGCACTAAATCGTGCTGCCTGTGTCTCGCCAACTTGACGGGCGTATCGGTTAAACAGCCCGACTTGCGTCTGATAGCTGCGATATCCACTCCCCAGTCGTACTGGCGAGCCAGCACTTTCGGCGGCCGCCATCAACGCTTTCAGATCTGGCATAATTGCTGATCGTAGAGATCGCTCTTCTGGCCCCCTACCTGGCAGGGTCGGTACGTCTGCAGTTTGCAGATCGCTCGGCACATAGGTTGGCTGTTTAAAGCCACGGGTTTGGTTGACGATTTGCCAGATGCTGCCGTCAGCTTGATAGTCCTCTTGTCTGGCTGGGATTGGTGTAGCTCCAGGTAGTGTGACCTGGACCTCTTTTGGCGTTGGTGCTGGTTCGGTGGTGGTGGGCTTTGTTTGAGCTTGGCTGGGCGTATTGTCAACTGGTTTTTTCTCGTACTGATTATTAAGATACAGTAAATACGCAACGCCGAGACATGCCAAAATAGCACTCCCCCATTTGATCAGTTCTTTCCAAGGAAATTGTCTCTGAATTTTCATACGTTACCTCTAGATATTCTTTATTATAGCAGACTTACGGAAACCATAAGCAATATATTTATACATTTTTATTGACAAATACAAAAGTTTGTGCTAATATGGACCGTAACAACCGGTGAGAAATAGTAAGGTTGAGGAGGAAACAATGAATAAAATAGTAAAGAGAGTACTTTTGGCTGGCTCTATTACTGCCGCGATTATCGGTGGTATTTGGTATGCTACGCCTTCAGATGCCGTCGGCTGCTCAGATATCAAGATCGTTCGTTGTGGTACTATGACCCACAGTGCCATGAAGTCGGCTTATCACAGCGACAGCGAAGTCCGTGGTATTTACAACTACTTCGGCATTACACAATCAATGGTTGAGGGCGCTGGCATGCACGAAGGTGTGGCAGACGCTTCAAACAACACCGTTACGGTGAACGGTCGTGTCGTAGCAACGAATGCAAAAACCATTCAGCGCCGTCACGTTAACTACACCAACCCAATTAACTACCAGCAGATTGGTGGTAAATCATACCCAAGCTACTTGATTCGTCACAGCTTTATGCCAGTAGCAAGCAAGAAGCCAGTGTTCGTATGGTTGGACGGTAATGGCAAGTTTATCCAAGCAGTTATTAAAGACTGTGGTAACCCACTTTGGGGTGAACCAACACCTCCACCAACACCAGCTCCAAAGCCAGTATTGACGTGTGACGCATTGAGCGCTCAAAAAGTCGCTGGTACCCGCAACAAGTTCGCCTTTACTGCAACTGCAACTGCAAAGAATGGTGCAAGCATCAGTAGCTATACTTTCGACTTTGGCGATGGCCAAAAGACAACTGGTAGCAGCAACAAGGCTGAGCACACCTACGCAAAAGCTGGTACTTACACTGCAACTGTTACCATCAACAATGGCGTAACCAGCCAAAACTGTAAAGTTACCATCACGGTGACTGAAGAGCCAAAAATTCAAGTTTGTGACTTGAAGACTGACACAATTGTCACTATCAAAGAAAGTGAATACGACACAAGCAAACACTCAAAGAATTTTGCTGACTGTGCAAAAGTTAAGGTTTGTGACATCAAAACTGGTGAGATCATAACCGTACGCAAGAGTGAAGAAAACAAGGAAGGTTACTCAAAGAACGAAGAAGACTGTAAGGTGAAAGTCTGTGACATCAAGACCAAGCAGATCATCAGCGTCTGGACTAAGGACCAAAAGAACGAGGGATACGCATCAGTGGACAGCGACGCATGTAAGCCAAGCACTCCTCCAACTACCCCTCCTGCTCCTAAGCAACCTACCCCACCAGCTCCAACGACAACTGAGTTGCCACGAACTGGTACGACTGACGCGCTCCTTTCAATCTTTGGTCTCGGCTCACTTGCTGCTTCTGCCGTTGCCTACATCGTAAGCCGCCGCCAATAATCTGAGCGCTTACTAACACTAAAAGCACCCGCACAACTCGGGTGCTTTTTCATGGTCTATAGTTCTATGCTGACTGGGCAATGGTCGGAACCTAGTTGCTCGGGGTGGATGTGTGCCTGTTTGATGGACGGTGCTAGTTCTTGGCTAGCTAGCCAGTAGTCAATACGCCAACCAACGTTTCGGGCTCTGGCATTTGCCCAGTGAGTCCACCAAGTATATGCGTCTGTTGCTGTTGGATGCTGTGCGCGAAATACGTCAACGAATCCAGCATCCAGATACGCCTGAAATCCTGCTCGCTCTTCGTCGGTAAAGCCGTGCTTACCGACGTTATCTTTGGGCCTGGCAAGGTCGATATCTTGATGAGCCACGTTCATGTCCCCGCAGTATAATACTGGTTTGGCTGTGCCGTAACGTCCCTGCTCCAGTCCTTTGAGATATTCCAGACAAGCTGGGTCCCATTGGTTATGGCGTAAGCTGAGGCGGCTGAGATCGCCTTTGGAATTTGGCGTATAGCACGTAACCAGCCAGAACCCGTCAAATTCAGCGGCGATGATACGCCCTTCGTCGTTGGGGTCGCCGTATTCGTCAGCGGATAGCTGGTAATTGTTGGCGATGTCCGCTGGGAAGCCGTCAAGATAGTTCAGGGCTGGTTGCTTTGAAAATATGGCGGTGCCAGAATAGCCCTTTTTGGCTGCCGAATAGAAATGCTCATAAAATTGTGGCAGATCTAAGGCTACTTGCCCGCGCTGGGCTTTAGTCTCTTGCAGGCAAATAATATCCGGGTCATAGGTTTCGATGAACTTGGTAAACTCACCTTTATTCAGGACTGCGCGGATGCCATTGACGTTCCAGGAAAATAACTTCATGTGGCTATTGTAGCGGGTTTTGTGGGCTGCGTATAGGCTTGGTATGGCGGGGTTTGTGCAAGAAGCGGCATAAATTGTTACAATGAAAGTATGTATAACAGGATTCTTCTCAAGCTTTCGGGCGAACAACTACAAGGACAATACGCTGGTGGATTTGATCACGCCAGAGCGCGGTGGATTGCCGAACAAATCAAGCCAGTGGTGGCGAGCGGAACGCAAGTCGTCATCATGGTTGGTGGTGGTAATTATGTGCGTGGTGCGCAAATTGCTGGTGGTGGTATCGGTGACGTGACGGCACACAATGCAGGTATGCTGGCGACGCTGATCAACGCCATTACGCTGGCTGATGTCTTTAATGATGACGGTTTGGCAACGCGTGCTCTGTCGACAGTGGAAGTGAACCAATTTGTCGATCAATACACCTACCGACGAGCGGTCAGTCACTTGGAAAAAGGTCGTGTGGTGGTTGTCGGCTGCGGCACTGGAAGGCCGTTTTTGACCACTGACACGGCAGCTGTCAATTTGGCGCTGGAGATGAAATGCGACGTAGTGATTAAAGCTACCAAGGTTGATGGCGTGTACGACAAGGACCCAGTCAAGTTTACTGATGCTGTCAAATTTGACCAATTGACCTATGACGAAGTTTTGGCAAACCCGGACATTGGCGTGATGGATAAAGCAGCTATCGGCTTGGCTGCTGAAGAGAAAAAGCCAATGATTATTTGCGACTTGCTGAGTGACGGCAATATCGTCCGCGCGGCCAAGGGCGAAGCGGTTGGGACGCGACTTGTGGTATAATAGGTAGCATGACACGCAAGACTCGACTGAATGTCGATATGATTTCCGAGAGTGAGTTTACTGTCCAAGGCCATGGTGTTCACACTGCTTTTGTAGAGATGACAAATGCGCTTAAGGCGAGAAAAGACACGTCCGTCGTGGTTAATCAAGCTCGCTCTGATGCAGATATTGTTCACGCACAGACCATCGGTTTGTATTCAATGTGGATGCTTAAACGTTCACGTGGCAAAAAGATTATCTCTGGTCATGTCATCCCTGCTTCCTTGGTTGGCAGCATCAAAGGCATGGGCAGAATGCAGTGGTTGGTGCGAGCGTATATGCGCTGGGTATATAATCAGGCTGATTTGGTGTTGGCTTGCTCTAACATGGTCAAAGAAACCATGACTGGTCCGATGAAGCTGAAAACGCGCGTTGAGGTGCTGTACAATACGGTCGACATGAGTCGCTATGCGTCTACTCTAAAAACCAAACGAGCTGCTCGTAAAAAGCTGAAACTGAAGCCGTCAGACTTTGTGGTGGTTGGTAATGGACAGGTTCAGCCGCGTAAGCGTCTGGACACATTTTTTGAAACGGCACGAGCCCTGCCCGAGGTAACGTTCATTTGGGTGGGCGGCATTCCTTTCAAACATTTGGGCGCAGAATATGGCAAAATGCAAGAATTGATAGCATCAGCTCCTAAAAACGTGATCATCACGGGCGTGGTTGAACATAAAGACGTCATGACCTATTTACATGCGGCCGACGCCTTCTTCTTGCCTGCTGAACAAGAGAATCACCCAATGTGCGTGTTAGAAGCCGCGGGTGCCGGGCTGCCAATCATCTTGAGAGATATCCATGAATACGATGATACATTCCGCCCAGATGCTCAGTTTATCTCCTCGGCTCAAGATGCTGTTCAGGTGATAGACAAACTGCGAGATGACACCAAATGGTATAAACAACAAGTTGCTGCAGCTGGTCGGATTGCCAAACGGTTTGACAGTCGAGCTGGCGGTGAGCGATTAGTGAAATTTTACAGGAGCGTACTAGAATCATGAGAATTGGACTGTTTACTGATACCTATCGACCATCAATCAATGGCATCGTTTTTGTGGTTGAATCGCTCAAGCGAGAGCTGGAGAACCTGGGGCATGAAGTCTATGTGTTTTGCCCTGCCAAGTCAATGAGCCCGTCCAAGCAAGCCGAGCTGCTCAACGAAGACTCTGACTCACGGATCATTCGCTTCCCGTCGATCAAGGGTGCGTTTTTTGATGATTATGACACATCAGTGTTCTTCCCGCCGGCAGTACAGCGTCGCATCAAAGAGCTGGAGCTCGACATGGTGCATGTGTTCACGCCGTCGCAGATTGGTTTGGTTGGTGTGAAGGCCGCCAAAAAGAATAACATTCCGTTGGTGATTCAGCACTGTACTGACATCTATGAGTTCGTCGATCACTATCCAGCAGTGCTGCCCGGTGCCTTGGCGCTGGCGGGAATTGTCTTCCCGATGTCGGTGAGACTGCGTGGTCATGACTTGCTGGAGATTGCCAAATTGTATAAACCACGAGCGGGCGTCACTAAGTGGAACAAAGATATCATTGAAAGCGTCATCACTATTTTGTATAGCAAAGCAGACGCGGTCATTGCCTTGTGCCGAAAGAGCTGTAAGCAACTGAAGTCTTGGCAGTACGATGATTATCAATATGAATTGGTGCTGATGCCAAATGGTGTGAACGCACTGCCTCGCCCGACAAAAGCTGAAGTGAAGGCATTTCGTGAGCAGTGGAACTTAGCGGAAGATGACGAAATCTTCGGGTTTGTTGGCCGGTTGGGTGAAGAAAAGAATTTGCCACTGCTGATCAAGTCATTTGAGCGACACATTGCCAAGAAACGCCCCAAAGCGAAGTTGCTGTTTGTTGGTGATTTTGAATACCGAAAGACCTTGGAGGAGATGGCTGCCGCAACCAAATATGCTGACAGAATCATTTTTACTGGCGCCATGCCACGCGAAAAACTTGGTTTGGCATATTCGGTGCTGGACGTGTTTGCCTTTCCGTCGTTGAAAGATACGCAGGGTTGGGTGCTGCATGAAGCGGCTCACGCAGGACTGCCGATCGTGCTAGTGGACAAAGAGTTGTCAGAAGTGGTGCAAGACGGCGTGAATGGTTTCATCGCGAATGACAATCCGACCAGTTTTGGTCGGTCGATCATTGCCCTGCTGGAGGATGCCAACAAACGTCAAGAATTTGGTGCTGTCAGTAAAAAGTTGGCAGCCAAATTTACCGAAAGCCGCCAAGTGAAGAAGCTGGAAAAATTATACCAAGAGCTTATCGACCAGAAAGTTGCCGACGAGTCTCACGATCCTGATCTCGGCGCTTGATGGTCTCGCGTTTGTCGTAACGCTTTTTGCCTCGTCCGAGTGCAATGACAATTTTGATGAAGCGACCATTGGTCAATAATTTGGTCGGTACAATTGTCAGTCCTTGTTGTTTGGCAGCAGCGAATCGGTCAATTTGTTTACGACTGGCCAGCAGCTTCCGCGCTGAGGTGTCGACACTCTTTGAATTTGCCTGACCACGAACGTTCAGCCGCAACGAAAAACTCGCGTTATTGAGCCACAATTCGTCATTTCTCAGGCTGACAAAGGCGCCTTTGAGCTGGACATGGCCGTCTCGTGCAGCTCGTACCTCTGCTCCTGTCAGCACCAGCCCAGCTATGATTTCCTCGCCTAGCTCATAGTCAAACCGTGCTCGACGGTTAACGACGGCGTGAGTAGCTGGCTTTTTTGCGTTGGGCTTTGGCATGGTCTCATTATAGCAGGTTTAGCGTTCAGGTGGTGTATGGTCACCGGTGCCAAGGTCGCATGTACCTGGAGTGAGGCTTAATACAACTTTGGCTGTCGTAATTGCGTCCCTGACTGGTCGATAGCTTGGATGCCGACCCCTTGCTCGAAAGTTGGGGTCGTATTGCATACTAAGGGCAACGCCGAGCAGTCTGACGAAGTTTGGGTGATGGACTACTGCTTTAGAGAGGTTTTCGTGGGACTCGCCCAGCACGCTGGTGAGCTTGATGGCTAACTTTTTCTTTTGGTCAGGGCTAAGCTCTTCGTAGCAATCCTCCAATTGACCATTAATGATGTCTAGGAATCCTCCTATGTCACTGTCGCATTTCGGTAAAGCTTCAAGGTTTGTTGTGATATCTTCCACCATTTCTGCAATGACTTCCCTTTCGGTATCTTGCTCCCCAGTAGTGATGTCTTCTTCAGCGGCAGCTTCTGGAGCTGTGGTTCTTGAAAAACGACTGGAGATGTCATAAACCCGGGCTAGCGGTTCTGACTGTGACCCCTCAGCATCTGCACCGAGTCGTCTAAACACGATACGACCAGCTTCTTGCATGGCCTTCTTGTTGAGATACGGAGCAAGAGGAATAACTTTAGCTTCTTGAGTTGGATGAGAACCATTTTCCATGACTTTTATTATACCACAAAAAATCATATATTTCAATACCTTTATGGTATGACGTGTGGTACAATAGCCCAATGATAGCCGACATTCACATCACCGAGAAGAGTTTTGGCGATAAGACGTTGATGCGCGACGTCAAGTTTAGCGTGGATGACGGCGAAAAGGTTGGCGTGGTCGGCCGCAATGGCGTCGGTAAGTCGACGCTGTTTGGCATAGTGGCGGGTACGGACAGTGACTATACCGGTGAGGTGATTTTTCGGCGCGGCATCACCGTGGCCAGTACGGCACAGGAGCATCACGGCTTGGGCGATCAGACGGTGCTGAGCTACATCCTGGTGGGACTACCGGAATACGCGGCCCTAAAGAAAATTATCGATGAGTACCCCGAGACCATGGGCGATAATATGCGCAAAATTGAGGAGTATACCCAGGCGCTGGAGCGATTTGACCAGAAAGGATTTTACCAGATTGAGGAGAAGATCGCCCGAGAGCTTGATAATTTTCAGCTGAGCGGGTGTGGCGAGCGGCCGCTTGGTTCCCTGTCGGGCGGTCAGAAACGGCTGGTAGAGATTGTGAAGATTATGCACTCGGGGGCGCATTTGGCGCTGATTGACGAGCCGACCAACCACATGGATTATGTGGCCAAGCAGCAATTCATCGACTGGATGAGTTCGCAGCCGCGCCAGGCCATGCTGATCATCACGCACGACCGCGATGTGCTGGGTCGGGTGGATCGAATCGTTGAACTTAAAGACGGCCAAGCGGTCAGTTACCGCGGTAATTATGACGCTTACCTCAAGCAGAATGCTCAGGCGACGGCGGCGGGTATGAATAATTTTGAGCAAATTGAGAAGCGGATGACTAACCTTCGACAAAAGGTATTGGATTATCAGCGGC contains the following coding sequences:
- a CDS encoding glycosyltransferase, encoding MRIGLFTDTYRPSINGIVFVVESLKRELENLGHEVYVFCPAKSMSPSKQAELLNEDSDSRIIRFPSIKGAFFDDYDTSVFFPPAVQRRIKELELDMVHVFTPSQIGLVGVKAAKKNNIPLVIQHCTDIYEFVDHYPAVLPGALALAGIVFPMSVRLRGHDLLEIAKLYKPRAGVTKWNKDIIESVITILYSKADAVIALCRKSCKQLKSWQYDDYQYELVLMPNGVNALPRPTKAEVKAFREQWNLAEDDEIFGFVGRLGEEKNLPLLIKSFERHIAKKRPKAKLLFVGDFEYRKTLEEMAAATKYADRIIFTGAMPREKLGLAYSVLDVFAFPSLKDTQGWVLHEAAHAGLPIVLVDKELSEVVQDGVNGFIANDNPTSFGRSIIALLEDANKRQEFGAVSKKLAAKFTESRQVKKLEKLYQELIDQKVADESHDPDLGA
- a CDS encoding exodeoxyribonuclease III; its protein translation is MKLFSWNVNGIRAVLNKGEFTKFIETYDPDIICLQETKAQRGQVALDLPQFYEHFYSAAKKGYSGTAIFSKQPALNYLDGFPADIANNYQLSADEYGDPNDEGRIIAAEFDGFWLVTCYTPNSKGDLSRLSLRHNQWDPACLEYLKGLEQGRYGTAKPVLYCGDMNVAHQDIDLARPKDNVGKHGFTDEERAGFQAYLDAGFVDVFRAQHPTATDAYTWWTHWANARARNVGWRIDYWLASQELAPSIKQAHIHPEQLGSDHCPVSIEL
- a CDS encoding M15 family metallopeptidase, producing the protein MKIQRQFPWKELIKWGSAILACLGVAYLLYLNNQYEKKPVDNTPSQAQTKPTTTEPAPTPKEVQVTLPGATPIPARQEDYQADGSIWQIVNQTRGFKQPTYVPSDLQTADVPTLPGRGPEERSLRSAIMPDLKALMAAAESAGSPVRLGSGYRSYQTQVGLFNRYARQVGETQAARFSARPGYSEHQSGLALDFGSPDGRCWVDDCFKNTKAGKWLAAHAHEYGFVLRYPEGKQSIVGYQYEAWHFRYVGRELAGALHQSGLTLEEALPYLEKAQNELKQKETSS
- a CDS encoding uridine monophosphate kinase, which codes for MYNRILLKLSGEQLQGQYAGGFDHARARWIAEQIKPVVASGTQVVIMVGGGNYVRGAQIAGGGIGDVTAHNAGMLATLINAITLADVFNDDGLATRALSTVEVNQFVDQYTYRRAVSHLEKGRVVVVGCGTGRPFLTTDTAAVNLALEMKCDVVIKATKVDGVYDKDPVKFTDAVKFDQLTYDEVLANPDIGVMDKAAIGLAAEEKKPMIICDLLSDGNIVRAAKGEAVGTRLVV
- the smpB gene encoding SsrA-binding protein SmpB; protein product: MPKPNAKKPATHAVVNRRARFDYELGEEIIAGLVLTGAEVRAARDGHVQLKGAFVSLRNDELWLNNASFSLRLNVRGQANSKSVDTSARKLLASRKQIDRFAAAKQQGLTIVPTKLLTNGRFIKIVIALGRGKKRYDKRETIKRRDQDRETRRQLSGR
- a CDS encoding PKD domain-containing protein; this encodes MNKIVKRVLLAGSITAAIIGGIWYATPSDAVGCSDIKIVRCGTMTHSAMKSAYHSDSEVRGIYNYFGITQSMVEGAGMHEGVADASNNTVTVNGRVVATNAKTIQRRHVNYTNPINYQQIGGKSYPSYLIRHSFMPVASKKPVFVWLDGNGKFIQAVIKDCGNPLWGEPTPPPTPAPKPVLTCDALSAQKVAGTRNKFAFTATATAKNGASISSYTFDFGDGQKTTGSSNKAEHTYAKAGTYTATVTINNGVTSQNCKVTITVTEEPKIQVCDLKTDTIVTIKESEYDTSKHSKNFADCAKVKVCDIKTGEIITVRKSEENKEGYSKNEEDCKVKVCDIKTKQIISVWTKDQKNEGYASVDSDACKPSTPPTTPPAPKQPTPPAPTTTELPRTGTTDALLSIFGLGSLAASAVAYIVSRRQ
- a CDS encoding glycosyltransferase family 4 protein, yielding MTRKTRLNVDMISESEFTVQGHGVHTAFVEMTNALKARKDTSVVVNQARSDADIVHAQTIGLYSMWMLKRSRGKKIISGHVIPASLVGSIKGMGRMQWLVRAYMRWVYNQADLVLACSNMVKETMTGPMKLKTRVEVLYNTVDMSRYASTLKTKRAARKKLKLKPSDFVVVGNGQVQPRKRLDTFFETARALPEVTFIWVGGIPFKHLGAEYGKMQELIASAPKNVIITGVVEHKDVMTYLHAADAFFLPAEQENHPMCVLEAAGAGLPIILRDIHEYDDTFRPDAQFISSAQDAVQVIDKLRDDTKWYKQQVAAAGRIAKRFDSRAGGERLVKFYRSVLES